One Clavelina lepadiformis chromosome 1, kaClaLepa1.1, whole genome shotgun sequence genomic region harbors:
- the LOC143445910 gene encoding uncharacterized protein LOC143445910 → MNTVVPNGLTRMQVQEKIKRNFQALCVRCPQLGKAQESLDDSLTSLQWLWNMNVNISNPIEMNAKNNQNSHIDGMLPAFPRSIINELHNNSTLPVKHGASRLTAKTNYTKLRNGAFGEATRPMARVGRKTSAPTPGTTEQNPIRTDTLSAGSIKLHRRTTSFVGNESANQLPGWRPTNKVDAVFQPTPRTSQLQDLTLKGLDEKKNGALPQILPSPTQADGEPLLSGAGSSSSRNYSFSPRQATLDVLPGQVDYKNNPYVKPPFSFTTLIYMAMQNNKRHKMTFADICKWITDSFIYYRYADSEWQNSVKLCLTQSKHFMRVPKKRESSNKSCLWQIDPNYNGKLPDVDSSVMNVHSSSEGSILSSVTRGIATPKSTAGKPEIDDAFLQSLQSRKRKQTTPQKVVRRRNVKKRRDAKLLKTTNNRNLLQEQAPELGSLKGDFNWNSIFEEFFTNQEAQLCVTPTSMASRSSCHDEVDIIGQFSDDVTSGAFLAHDEIILPHLPKTTVNDENQDVLASYTTSGGNNSNSSWNTSNDRDFSSTAKDDVQGDKPVVSSDPQLGSDLKHEFENVEKDDFDTIDGFLKDVGELDLTITGRQIEPPPEWVTECPDLDAILCEKQNDILFENMADVNLDPIFHPLQSNDPDDQNSPRSRNNGRGRKNKRSGASSHRNQDSPLAPITQHSRRPWQEVKDATEAIENILSSSFQM, encoded by the exons ATGAATACTGTGGTGCCTAACGGACTGACTCGGATGCAAGTGCAGGAGAAAATCAAGAGAAATTTTCAAGCTCTCTGTGTTCGATGCCCTCAGctg GGTAAAGCTCAAGAATCACTGGACGACAGTCTTACAAGCTTGCAGTGGCTCTGGAATATGAATGTGAACATCAGCAATCCGATAGAAATGAATgcaaaaaacaatcaaaatagCCACATTGATGGCATGCTGCCCGCTTTCCCACGCAGTATTATAAATGAACTTCATAACAACTCTACACTACCTGTAAAACATGGAGCGAGCCGGCTGACAGCCAAGACAAATTATACCAAGCTTCGGAACGGTGCTTTTGGCGAAGCAACACGTCCCATGGCTCGCGTCGGACGAAAAACATCAGCACCtacaccggggacaactgagcAAAATCCCATCAGAACGGACACTTTATCTGCCGGTTCCATCAAGCTTCACAGGCGAACCACTTCGTTTGTTGGAAACGAATCTGCCAACCAACTGCCAGGCTGGAGACCAACAAACAAAGTCGACGCAGTGTTTCAACCTACACCTCGTACAAGCCAGTTGCAAGATCTCACCTTGAAGGGGCTTGATGAGAAAAAAAATGGGGCATTGCCACAGATACTACCATCACCCACACAGGCCGATGGCGAACCGCTACTTTCCGGTGCTGGATCGTCCTCCTCTAGAAATTACTCATTTTCACCGAGACAAGCAACTCTCGACGTTTTACCTGGCCAAGTAGACTACAAAAACAATCCCTACGTTAAGCCGCCGTTTTCCTTCACCACGCTTATCTACATGGCTATGCAAAACAACAAGCGACACAAAATGACCTTTGCTGACATATGTAAGTGGATTACAGACAGCTTCATCTACTACCGGTATGCTGACTCCGAGTGGCAG AACTCCGTGAAACTGTGCTTGACGCAAAGCAAGCATTTTATGAGGGTTCCTAAGAAGAGAGAGAGCTCAAACAAAAGCTGCTTGTGGCAAATCGACCCAAATTATAATGGGAAGTTGCCAGACGTTGACTCGTCAGTAATGAACG TGCATTCCTCCAGCGAGGGTTCAATTCTTTCATCAGTAACACGGGGCATTGCCACCCCGAAGTCAACAGCTGGTAAACCAGAGATTGACGACGCCTTTCTACAGTCGCTGCAGTCCCGAAAGCGGAAGCAGACAACACCCCAGAAAGTAGTTCGGCGACGCAACGTTAAGAAGAGACGAGATGCCAAGCTGCTGAAAACCACAAACAACCGTAATCTGCTGCAAGAGCAAGCACCGGAATTAGGTTCACTCAAGGGCGACTTCAACTGGAACTCTATTTTTGAGGAATTCTTCACAAATCAAGAAGCTCAACTATGCGTTACTCCAACGTCCATGGCATCTAGGTCATCCTGTCATGATGAGGTGGACATCATTGGGCAGTTTTCCGATGATGTTACTTCAGGAGCGTTTCTTGCTCatgatgaaattattttacCTCACCTTCCAAAGACAACCGTCAATGATGAGAATCAAGACGTCCTTGCATCTTACACAACATCTGGAGGCAATAATTCCAACTCTTCCTGGAACACGAGCAATGATCGTGATTTCAGTTCAACAGCCAAAGACGATGTCCAGGGAGACAAGCCAGTGGTATCCTCTGACCCTCAGTTGGGGAGTGACCTGAAGCATGAGTTTGAAAATGTAGAAAAAGATGATTTTGACACAATTGATGGATTCTTAAAAGATGTCGGTGAGCTTGATCTCACCATCACTGGAAGACAGATCGAGCCACCTCCTGAGTGGGTAACGGAGTGTCCTGATCTTGATGCAATCCTGTGTGAAAAACAGAATGACATCCTCTTCGAAAACATGGCGGATGTAAACTTGGACCCCATATTTCATCCTCTTCAATCAAATGATCCAGATGATCAAAACAGCCCAAGATCCAGGAACAATGGGCGAGGTAGGAAGAACAAGAGATCAGGAGCAAGCAGCCACAGGAATCAAGATAGCCCTCTTGCTCCAATAACTCAACACAGCAGAAGACCGTGGCAAGAGGTTAAGGACGCGACGGAAGCCATAGAAAATATTCTATCATCTTCTTTTCAAATGTAA